One window of Nocardioides dongkuii genomic DNA carries:
- a CDS encoding alpha/beta fold hydrolase produces MLVSERIGQFFLEGEHGRDRLEYTEYGAGDSWVVLLHGQLMPRRMQQPLARALAAEGLHVVTLDLLGHGRSDRPADPHAYSTSAWAEQVLALLDHLGAPQAVVGGTSLGANVSLEVAVLAPERVRGLVLEMPVLNNALEAGILAFGPLLFAARFLPFTVNGLRLLTRPVPRGIVPFWAGIVLDTLDQRADAVAAVVHGLFFGRVAPSSDQRRAIRTPALVVGHPADPIHPAADAAMLADELPNATFLRARSILEWRLRPERLDQAAAGFALGCWRTPTGTLASTTGRRRGGTR; encoded by the coding sequence ATGTTGGTCTCCGAGCGGATCGGCCAGTTCTTCCTCGAGGGTGAGCACGGTCGCGACCGGCTCGAGTACACCGAGTACGGTGCGGGCGACTCCTGGGTCGTGCTGCTGCACGGCCAGCTGATGCCGCGCCGCATGCAGCAGCCGCTGGCCCGGGCGCTGGCCGCCGAGGGGCTGCACGTCGTGACCCTCGACCTGCTCGGCCACGGCCGCTCCGACCGCCCGGCGGACCCGCACGCCTACTCGACGTCGGCCTGGGCCGAGCAGGTGCTGGCGCTGCTGGACCACCTCGGCGCGCCGCAGGCCGTCGTCGGCGGCACCTCCCTGGGGGCCAACGTCTCCCTGGAGGTCGCCGTGCTCGCGCCCGAGCGGGTCCGCGGGCTGGTCCTGGAGATGCCGGTCCTCAACAACGCCCTGGAGGCCGGCATCCTCGCCTTCGGGCCGCTGCTGTTCGCGGCCCGGTTCCTGCCGTTCACCGTCAACGGCCTGCGGCTGCTCACCCGCCCGGTGCCGCGCGGGATCGTGCCGTTCTGGGCGGGGATCGTGCTGGACACCCTCGACCAGCGGGCGGACGCGGTCGCGGCGGTCGTGCACGGCCTCTTCTTCGGCCGGGTCGCGCCGTCCTCCGACCAGCGCCGGGCGATCCGTACGCCGGCGCTCGTCGTCGGCCACCCGGCCGACCCGATCCACCCGGCCGCCGACGCCGCGATGCTGGCCGACGAGCTCCCGAACGCCACGTTCCTCCGGGCCCGCAGCATCCTGGAGTGGCGGCTGCGGCCCGAGCGGCTCGACCAGGCCGCAGCCGGCTTCGCGCTCGGCTGCTGGCGGACCCCAACCGGCACGCTGGCCAGCACCACGGGGCGTCGGCGCGGCGGCACGCGCTAG
- the leuA gene encoding 2-isopropylmalate synthase — MPHDRYRAFPPVDLPDRTWPSRTITQAPRWCAVDLRDGNQALIDPMSPARKKKMFQLLVDMGYKEIEVGFPSASQTDFDFVRMLIEEDLIPDDVVIQVLTQAREELIERTYESLRGAKQAIVHLYNSTSTLQRRVVFRLDMDGIEDIAVQGARMCRKFEERIPETEVFYEYSPESYTGTELEFAVRVCNAVLEVFEPTPEKPVIINLPATVEMATPNIYADSIEWMSRHLHHRENVVLSLHPHNDRGTAVAAAELGYLAGADRIEGCLFGNGERTGNVCLVTLGLNLFTQGVDPEIDFSDIDEVRRTVEYCNQLPVHPRHPYGGDLVYTAFSGSHQDAIKKGLEDLERQAAEQGVPVRQLPWEAPYLPIDPKDVGRSYEAVIRVNSQSGKGGVAYVLKNEHKLDLPRRAQIEFSRVVQERTDALGGEMTPDAIWEVFRAEYLTRETPLRLDSVHTSSAAGEKDELTVGVYVDGTLRSLEGSGNGPIAAFVDAINGLEHELDVRVLDYAEHALSAGGDALAAAYVECAVGDEILWGVGVDANIVTASLKAVISAVNRRA, encoded by the coding sequence ATGCCGCACGACCGCTACCGCGCCTTCCCGCCCGTCGACCTGCCGGACCGCACCTGGCCGTCCCGCACGATCACCCAGGCCCCGCGCTGGTGCGCCGTCGACCTCCGCGACGGCAACCAGGCGCTGATCGACCCGATGTCGCCGGCCCGCAAGAAGAAGATGTTCCAGCTCCTGGTCGACATGGGCTACAAGGAGATCGAGGTCGGCTTCCCGAGCGCGAGCCAGACCGACTTCGACTTCGTGCGGATGCTGATCGAGGAAGACCTGATCCCCGACGACGTCGTGATCCAGGTGCTGACCCAGGCGCGCGAGGAGCTCATCGAGCGCACCTATGAGTCGCTGCGCGGCGCGAAGCAGGCGATCGTGCACCTCTACAACTCCACGAGCACCCTCCAGCGCCGGGTGGTCTTCCGCCTCGACATGGACGGCATCGAGGACATCGCCGTCCAGGGCGCGCGGATGTGCCGCAAGTTCGAGGAGCGGATCCCCGAGACCGAGGTCTTCTACGAGTACTCCCCGGAGTCCTACACCGGCACCGAGCTGGAGTTCGCCGTCCGCGTCTGCAACGCCGTGCTCGAGGTCTTCGAGCCCACGCCCGAGAAGCCGGTCATCATCAACCTGCCGGCGACCGTCGAGATGGCCACCCCGAACATCTACGCCGACTCGATCGAGTGGATGAGCCGCCACCTCCACCACCGCGAGAACGTGGTGCTCTCGCTGCACCCCCACAACGACCGCGGTACGGCGGTCGCGGCCGCCGAGCTGGGCTACCTGGCCGGCGCGGACCGGATCGAGGGCTGCCTGTTCGGCAACGGCGAGCGCACCGGCAACGTCTGCCTGGTCACCCTCGGCCTCAACCTGTTCACCCAGGGCGTGGACCCGGAGATCGACTTCTCCGACATCGACGAGGTCCGCCGCACGGTGGAGTACTGCAACCAGCTGCCGGTCCACCCGCGGCACCCCTACGGCGGCGACCTGGTCTACACGGCGTTCTCCGGCTCCCACCAGGACGCGATCAAGAAGGGCCTCGAGGACCTCGAGCGGCAGGCGGCCGAGCAGGGCGTGCCCGTGCGGCAGCTGCCCTGGGAGGCGCCGTACCTGCCGATCGACCCCAAGGACGTCGGCCGCAGCTACGAGGCGGTCATCCGGGTCAACAGCCAGTCCGGCAAGGGCGGCGTGGCCTACGTGCTGAAGAACGAGCACAAGCTCGACCTGCCGCGCCGCGCCCAGATCGAGTTCAGCCGGGTCGTCCAGGAGCGCACCGACGCCCTCGGCGGCGAGATGACGCCGGACGCGATCTGGGAGGTCTTCCGGGCCGAGTACCTCACCCGCGAGACCCCGCTGCGCCTGGACTCCGTGCACACCTCGTCGGCGGCGGGGGAGAAGGACGAGCTCACCGTCGGGGTGTACGTCGACGGGACGCTGCGCAGCCTCGAGGGCAGCGGAAACGGTCCGATCGCGGCGTTCGTCGACGCGATCAACGGGCTGGAGCACGAGCTCGACGTGCGGGTCCTCGACTACGCCGAGCACGCCCTGTCCGCCGGCGGCGACGCCCTCGCCGCGGCGTACGTCGAGTGCGCGGTCGGCGACGAGATCCTCTGGGGCGTCGGGGTGGACGCGAACATCGTCACCGCGTCGCTCAAGGCGGTCATCAGCGCGGTCAACCGGCGCGCCTGA
- a CDS encoding SRPBCC family protein, giving the protein MSRNSRLIHATPDQVWSVLADGWLYPLWVVGASRMREVDESWPAVGSKLYHSVGTWPLLIDDNSEVLEARPGSLLKLRARAWPAGEAEVVLRLEPSGADTEVVIEEDAVSGPAALGPKALRDVPLAWRNVETLRRLAFVVEGRL; this is encoded by the coding sequence ATGAGCCGCAACAGCAGACTGATCCACGCCACGCCCGACCAGGTCTGGTCGGTGCTCGCCGACGGCTGGCTCTACCCCCTGTGGGTCGTCGGCGCCTCCCGGATGCGCGAGGTCGACGAGAGCTGGCCCGCCGTGGGCTCGAAGCTCTACCACTCCGTCGGCACCTGGCCGCTGCTCATCGACGACAACAGCGAGGTCCTCGAGGCCCGGCCCGGCTCGCTGCTGAAGCTGCGCGCCCGCGCCTGGCCGGCCGGCGAGGCCGAGGTCGTCCTGCGCCTCGAGCCCTCCGGCGCCGACACCGAGGTCGTCATCGAGGAGGACGCCGTCTCCGGGCCGGCCGCGCTGGGCCCCAAGGCGCTCCGCGACGTCCCGCTGGCGTGGCGCAACGTCGAGACGCTGCGCCGGCTGGCGTTCGTCGTCGAGGGCCGTCTGTGA
- a CDS encoding methyltransferase produces MTAGALAEETVDFGSLEIVFDDRVLRPRPWTAAQSVWGAELLRTGPEGPVLELCSGAGQIGLLAVAHEPRHLVCVDLNPVACAFARRNAAAAGLAELVEVREGAIDAAIRPDERFALVIADPPWVRRAETGRFPEDPLLAIDGGDDGLSVAWACVAAAEQHLLPGGSALLQLGTRAQADSLGAALDGPLRLAEVREYERGVVARLTSVVE; encoded by the coding sequence GTGACCGCGGGGGCCCTGGCCGAGGAGACCGTCGACTTCGGCAGCCTCGAGATCGTCTTCGACGACCGGGTGCTGCGGCCTCGTCCCTGGACCGCGGCCCAGTCCGTCTGGGGTGCCGAGCTGCTGCGCACGGGACCCGAGGGCCCGGTGCTCGAGCTGTGCAGCGGCGCCGGGCAGATCGGCCTGCTCGCCGTGGCCCACGAGCCCCGGCACCTGGTCTGCGTCGACCTCAACCCGGTCGCCTGCGCCTTCGCCCGCCGCAACGCCGCCGCCGCCGGGCTGGCGGAGCTCGTCGAGGTGCGCGAGGGCGCGATCGACGCCGCGATCCGGCCCGACGAGCGGTTCGCGCTGGTGATCGCCGACCCGCCGTGGGTACGCCGTGCCGAGACCGGCCGGTTCCCCGAGGACCCGCTGCTCGCCATCGACGGCGGCGACGACGGGCTCAGCGTCGCCTGGGCCTGCGTCGCGGCCGCCGAGCAGCACCTGCTCCCCGGCGGCTCCGCCCTGCTCCAGCTCGGCACCCGGGCGCAGGCCGACTCGCTCGGCGCCGCGCTCGACGGCCCGCTGCGGCTGGCCGAGGTCCGGGAGTACGAGCGGGGCGTCGTCGCGCGCCTGACCTCGGTGGTCGAGTAG
- a CDS encoding CDGSH iron-sulfur domain-containing protein, translating to MSDGRSFDHPDIVLCPGGPMLLRGKHTLEDTDGVVHRTHRPVSAVCRCGKSATKPWCDGTHKLLPPKLRPS from the coding sequence GTGAGCGACGGTCGGAGCTTCGACCACCCCGACATCGTGCTGTGCCCGGGTGGGCCGATGCTGCTGCGGGGCAAGCACACCCTCGAGGACACCGACGGAGTCGTGCACCGCACCCACCGGCCGGTCTCCGCGGTCTGCCGCTGCGGCAAGTCGGCCACCAAGCCGTGGTGCGACGGCACGCACAAGCTGCTGCCGCCGAAGCTGCGCCCCAGCTAG
- a CDS encoding iron-containing redox enzyme family protein, which translates to MLTPKARGRLSAAVVETLTAGKTDVAAVDPESPEDAAIALWSLYELHYRGFDDVDDAMEWHPALLGVRHELEQDLEATLRSRYTPHAYEGDLAEALFTYVAEHDGPSIARHVQTGADEQQVLDLVRLRSVYHLKEADPTSWVVPRLPAAPKAALVELQFDEYGGGDPNKLHHHLWALSMDDLGLRAEYGAYVDDAPLEILEQNNAMSLFGLHRRLRGAAMGHLAAFEATSSMPSRRMVQGLERLGLSDQLVRYYAEHVEADAVHEQLAARMICGALVAEEPALADDVFFGAFSCLDLEDRFARMLLDQWGVAA; encoded by the coding sequence GTGCTGACCCCGAAGGCCCGCGGTCGCCTGAGCGCGGCGGTCGTGGAGACCCTGACCGCCGGCAAGACCGACGTGGCGGCCGTGGACCCCGAGTCTCCCGAGGACGCCGCGATCGCCCTGTGGTCGCTCTACGAGCTGCACTACCGCGGCTTCGACGACGTCGACGACGCGATGGAGTGGCACCCCGCGCTGCTGGGGGTCCGGCACGAGCTCGAGCAGGACCTCGAGGCGACCCTGCGGTCGCGCTACACCCCGCACGCCTACGAGGGCGACCTCGCCGAGGCGCTGTTCACCTACGTCGCCGAGCACGACGGACCCTCGATCGCGCGCCACGTGCAGACCGGGGCCGACGAGCAGCAGGTGCTCGACCTGGTCCGGCTCCGATCGGTCTACCACCTCAAGGAGGCCGACCCGACCTCCTGGGTGGTCCCGCGGCTGCCCGCCGCGCCGAAGGCGGCGCTGGTGGAGCTGCAGTTCGACGAGTACGGCGGCGGCGACCCCAACAAGCTGCACCACCACCTGTGGGCGCTGAGCATGGACGACCTGGGGCTGCGCGCGGAGTACGGGGCGTACGTCGACGACGCACCGCTGGAGATCCTGGAGCAGAACAACGCGATGTCGCTCTTCGGCCTGCACCGCCGGCTCCGCGGGGCGGCGATGGGCCACCTCGCGGCGTTCGAGGCGACCAGCTCGATGCCCTCGCGGCGGATGGTGCAGGGCCTCGAGCGGCTCGGGCTGAGCGACCAGCTGGTGCGCTACTACGCCGAGCACGTCGAGGCCGACGCCGTCCACGAGCAGCTCGCGGCCCGGATGATCTGCGGCGCCCTGGTCGCCGAGGAGCCGGCGCTGGCCGACGACGTGTTCTTCGGCGCGTTCAGCTGCCTGGACCTCGAGGACCGCTTCGCCCGGATGCTGCTCGACCAGTGGGGCGTCGCCGCGTGA